A stretch of Microbacterium sp. LWH3-1.2 DNA encodes these proteins:
- a CDS encoding helix-turn-helix domain-containing protein, whose product MAEIIPLSAKAPRPSRELEPLWRDALGERLRNLRHERGERLADTADRAGVSPQYLSEIERGLKEPSSEMIAAVAGALEVTLIELTAGVVDDLRSRATERAVVGCRATYALAA is encoded by the coding sequence ATGGCCGAGATCATCCCGCTGTCGGCGAAAGCCCCGCGCCCCTCTCGTGAGCTCGAGCCGCTCTGGCGCGACGCGCTGGGCGAGCGGCTGCGCAACCTGCGCCATGAACGGGGCGAGCGCCTCGCAGACACGGCCGACCGTGCCGGCGTCTCTCCGCAGTACCTCTCCGAGATCGAACGAGGTCTCAAGGAGCCGTCCAGCGAGATGATCGCGGCGGTCGCGGGTGCGCTCGAGGTGACGCTGATCGAACTGACGGCGGGTGTCGTCGACGACCTCCGCTCGCGCGCCACCGAGCGTGCGGTGGTCGGATGCCGCGCCACCTACGCCCTCGCCGCGTGA
- a CDS encoding GuaB3 family IMP dehydrogenase-related protein, whose product MDIELGRAKRARRAYSFDDIAVVPSRRTRNPEDVSTTWTIDAFSFDIPVLGAPMDSVVSPRTAIMLGQLGGLGVLDLEGLWTRYDDPEPLLAEIAGLEKAAATRRMQELYAEPIKPELVRDRLAEIRAGGVTVAGSLTPQRTQELYETVVAAGVDLFVIRGTTVSAEHVSSVDQPLNLKKFIYDLDVPVIVGGASTYTAALHLMRTGAAGVLVGFGGGAASTTRATLGLHAPMATAVADVAGARRDYLDESGGRYVHVIADGGVGTSGDIVKAIAMGADAVMLGVALARATDAPGQGFHWGPEAHHAKLPRGRRVKVDQVASLEEVLYGPAPVADGTANLIGALRKSMATTGYSDLKEFQRVEVVVAPYAAG is encoded by the coding sequence CTGGACGATCGACGCCTTCAGCTTCGACATCCCTGTGCTGGGCGCCCCGATGGACTCGGTCGTGAGCCCGCGCACCGCGATCATGCTGGGTCAGCTCGGCGGGCTCGGCGTCCTCGACCTCGAGGGTCTCTGGACTCGCTACGACGACCCCGAGCCGCTGCTCGCCGAGATCGCCGGCCTCGAGAAGGCCGCCGCGACCCGCCGCATGCAGGAGCTCTACGCCGAGCCCATCAAGCCCGAGCTCGTGCGCGATCGCCTCGCCGAGATCCGCGCCGGGGGCGTCACGGTCGCCGGTTCCCTGACCCCGCAGCGCACCCAGGAGCTGTACGAGACGGTCGTCGCCGCCGGCGTCGACCTCTTCGTGATCCGCGGCACCACGGTCTCCGCCGAGCACGTCTCGAGCGTCGACCAGCCGCTGAACCTCAAGAAGTTCATCTACGACCTCGACGTTCCCGTCATCGTCGGCGGTGCGTCGACGTACACCGCCGCGCTGCACCTGATGCGCACCGGCGCCGCCGGCGTGCTCGTCGGCTTCGGTGGGGGAGCGGCGTCCACGACGCGGGCCACCCTGGGCCTTCATGCCCCGATGGCCACCGCGGTCGCCGACGTCGCCGGCGCGCGCCGCGACTACCTCGACGAGTCGGGCGGGCGCTATGTGCACGTCATCGCCGACGGCGGCGTGGGCACATCGGGCGACATCGTCAAGGCGATCGCGATGGGCGCCGACGCCGTCATGCTCGGGGTCGCGCTTGCGCGGGCGACGGATGCTCCGGGCCAGGGCTTCCACTGGGGACCCGAGGCGCACCACGCCAAGCTGCCGCGCGGCCGCCGCGTGAAGGTCGACCAGGTCGCCTCGCTCGAGGAGGTGCTCTACGGCCCCGCCCCGGTCGCCGACGGCACCGCGAACCTCATCGGGGCTCTCCGCAAGTCGATGGCCACGACCGGATACTCCGACCTCAAGGAGTTCCAGCGAGTCGAGGTCGTCGTCGCGCCATACGCCGCGGGATGA
- a CDS encoding glycosyltransferase, translating to MTTDSAPSLPDADYVLVGSRVALGLDGGFAVAVPSRLRLLASAGAPDPLQLSLDGASPQVHAAQRQAFVDAGLLESTASARNLFDDIVADPTWLLAAGDPIADGTFEGEQRTITDASGSAIVTLPVFRDNPTWHLGDAPIVVHAPDGDRVLRGFRSLYAAWLTHLADERRAAAGDPDRVLVVIFESRQIGEAMVDWDDPRVRLVHTVHNSHLPEPYDDPDAPVTGMWERWLSTVDRYDAVLWPTAAQRDEVAARFGNPGTFHVVPNTIELGTEPPGVESRDPHLVVMLNRLAPQKRVDLAIRAWVRVVEAVPEARLDVYGDGPLREELQGLIDELGVAASVSLHGATADRDAIFDRAALFVTSTAFEGQGLSIAEALARGLPVVSFDARYGPRETTDGAGVLVPPGDADALAAEIIDLLRDDARRAELASRARAAAAAFTPDAVRPALVAALRSAVENPSRRA from the coding sequence GTGACGACGGACTCCGCCCCCTCGCTGCCCGACGCCGACTATGTGCTGGTCGGCAGCCGCGTCGCCCTGGGACTGGACGGCGGGTTCGCGGTCGCTGTGCCGTCGCGGCTGCGCCTGCTCGCGTCGGCGGGGGCGCCCGACCCGCTGCAATTGAGCCTTGACGGCGCGTCGCCCCAGGTCCACGCCGCGCAGCGGCAGGCTTTCGTCGACGCCGGGCTGCTCGAGAGCACTGCATCGGCACGCAACCTCTTCGACGACATCGTCGCCGATCCGACGTGGCTTCTCGCAGCGGGCGATCCGATCGCGGACGGCACGTTCGAGGGGGAGCAGCGGACGATCACGGATGCCTCGGGCTCGGCGATCGTCACGCTGCCCGTGTTCCGCGACAACCCGACGTGGCACCTCGGCGACGCCCCGATCGTGGTGCACGCCCCCGACGGGGACCGCGTGCTGCGCGGCTTCCGAAGCCTGTACGCCGCGTGGCTCACGCACCTGGCCGACGAGCGTCGCGCGGCTGCGGGCGACCCCGACCGCGTGCTCGTGGTGATCTTCGAGTCGCGCCAGATCGGCGAGGCGATGGTCGACTGGGACGATCCCCGGGTGCGCCTCGTGCACACCGTGCACAACTCGCACCTGCCGGAGCCGTACGACGACCCCGATGCTCCGGTCACCGGGATGTGGGAGCGGTGGCTGTCGACCGTCGATCGCTATGACGCGGTGCTCTGGCCGACTGCGGCTCAGCGCGACGAGGTCGCCGCGCGCTTCGGCAACCCCGGCACGTTCCACGTCGTGCCCAACACCATCGAGCTCGGCACCGAGCCGCCGGGCGTGGAGTCGCGCGACCCGCACCTCGTGGTGATGCTCAACAGGCTCGCCCCCCAGAAGCGCGTCGACCTCGCGATCCGCGCGTGGGTGCGGGTGGTCGAGGCGGTACCCGAGGCGAGGCTCGATGTCTACGGCGACGGCCCGCTGCGCGAGGAGCTTCAGGGCCTGATCGACGAGCTCGGGGTGGCGGCATCCGTGTCTCTCCATGGCGCGACCGCCGACCGCGACGCGATCTTCGACCGTGCCGCTCTGTTCGTCACATCGACGGCGTTCGAGGGACAGGGGCTGTCGATCGCCGAGGCGCTCGCCCGCGGACTGCCCGTCGTCTCGTTCGACGCCCGGTACGGACCGCGGGAGACGACTGACGGTGCCGGCGTGCTCGTGCCGCCGGGTGACGCCGACGCGCTCGCCGCCGAGATCATCGACCTGCTGCGCGACGACGCCCGCCGTGCCGAGCTGGCGTCGCGCGCGAGGGCCGCCGCTGCGGCGTTCACGCCCGACGCGGTGCGTCCCGCGTTGGTCGCCGCGCTGCGGTCCGCGGTCGAGAACCCGTCGCGGCGCGCCTGA
- a CDS encoding ClpP family protease encodes MADEGKIPQFGAEARRELFHQRVLVLDGPLDDDNGTLIATQLLALAAEDEASDIALWIHSPGGSVPSMLAIRDVMSLIPNDVATLALGLACSAGQFLLSAGARGKRRALPHARILMHQGSAGIGGSAVDVEVQAGDLRHMRDTVLGLIAADTGQSLERIFEDSLHDRWYTAAEARDYGFIDGIVESFAQVVPRRRRPAGLGLGPAEVAA; translated from the coding sequence ATGGCAGACGAAGGCAAAATCCCCCAGTTCGGGGCCGAGGCGCGGCGCGAGCTGTTCCATCAGCGCGTGCTCGTGCTCGACGGCCCGCTCGACGACGACAACGGCACCCTGATCGCGACGCAGCTGCTGGCGCTCGCGGCGGAGGACGAGGCATCCGATATCGCCCTCTGGATCCACTCTCCCGGAGGATCGGTGCCCTCGATGCTCGCGATCCGCGACGTCATGAGCCTCATCCCGAACGATGTTGCGACCCTCGCGCTCGGCCTTGCATGCAGCGCGGGGCAGTTCCTGCTGTCGGCGGGTGCACGAGGCAAGCGGCGCGCGCTGCCCCACGCGCGGATCCTCATGCACCAGGGTTCCGCGGGCATCGGCGGCTCAGCGGTCGATGTCGAGGTGCAGGCCGGCGACCTGCGACACATGCGGGACACCGTGCTGGGCCTCATCGCCGCCGACACCGGGCAGAGCCTCGAGCGCATCTTCGAGGATTCGCTGCACGACCGCTGGTACACGGCCGCCGAGGCTCGGGACTACGGGTTCATCGACGGGATCGTCGAGTCGTTCGCACAGGTGGTTCCGCGACGGCGACGGCCCGCGGGGCTCGGACTCGGACCGGCTGAGGTGGCGGCATGA
- a CDS encoding DUF3817 domain-containing protein: MPRAPKLASFPAIRGALKFYQICSIITGTMLLLLVAEMIVKYAVGYELFLGGSGGFLWFAPVVETASGLESTGDGFNLSLGILVAHGWFYVVYLISCFRVWSLMRWNLLRLGMLAAGGIVPLLSFFMEARVGRDVKTYLAEREAAELHSRAEHSSLTHAIPTENKR; the protein is encoded by the coding sequence ATGCCCCGCGCCCCGAAGCTCGCTTCCTTTCCGGCGATCCGCGGAGCCCTGAAGTTCTACCAGATCTGCTCGATCATCACGGGCACGATGCTGCTGCTGCTCGTTGCCGAGATGATCGTCAAGTACGCGGTCGGCTACGAGCTGTTCCTCGGTGGTTCCGGCGGGTTCCTGTGGTTCGCCCCCGTCGTCGAGACCGCCTCGGGCCTCGAGTCCACCGGTGACGGGTTCAACCTGTCGCTCGGCATCCTCGTCGCCCACGGCTGGTTCTACGTGGTCTACCTGATCTCGTGCTTCCGCGTGTGGAGCCTGATGCGCTGGAACCTCCTGCGTCTGGGCATGCTCGCCGCGGGCGGCATCGTGCCCCTCCTCTCGTTCTTCATGGAGGCGCGCGTCGGCCGCGACGTCAAGACCTATCTGGCCGAGCGTGAGGCGGCTGAGCTGCACTCGCGCGCCGAGCACTCGTCCCTCACTCACGCCATCCCGACGGAGAACAAGCGTTGA
- a CDS encoding SURF1 family protein yields MLRPRWIGMLLLCLVVAGVFAWLGQWQLGRAVQTNPVPPGATEEVQPLADVALPGQYLPEPLVGQRVQTRGSWVPDDFIVVESRYNDGVEGYWVTGQLRIDPDVSATVGPTSVAVALGWAATEEDARAAVEQLEGAASVAETVEVTGRLISDEGPVLPPRGEDPQTLTRMSPAALLGQWHDVDALFVYRPYIVSVDAVAGLDAISSPAPVEGSGINWLNIFYAVEWAVFAAFAFYLWYRLAKDAWEKEVEDFEDDRASGDDPEPAAS; encoded by the coding sequence ATGCTGCGGCCGCGATGGATCGGGATGCTGCTGCTCTGCCTCGTCGTCGCGGGTGTCTTCGCGTGGCTCGGGCAGTGGCAGCTGGGTCGTGCGGTGCAGACGAATCCGGTGCCCCCCGGGGCGACGGAGGAGGTGCAGCCCCTCGCGGACGTCGCGCTGCCGGGCCAGTACCTCCCCGAGCCGCTCGTGGGCCAGCGCGTTCAGACGCGCGGCAGCTGGGTGCCCGACGACTTCATCGTCGTCGAGTCGCGCTACAACGACGGCGTCGAGGGCTACTGGGTGACCGGGCAGCTGCGCATCGACCCCGACGTGAGCGCGACGGTCGGCCCGACCTCCGTCGCGGTGGCGCTCGGGTGGGCCGCGACCGAGGAGGACGCGCGCGCGGCCGTCGAGCAGCTCGAGGGCGCAGCATCCGTCGCCGAGACCGTCGAGGTGACCGGACGCCTGATCTCCGACGAAGGGCCGGTGCTTCCGCCCCGTGGCGAGGATCCGCAGACGCTGACGCGCATGTCGCCGGCCGCACTGCTCGGCCAGTGGCACGATGTCGACGCCCTGTTCGTCTACCGGCCCTACATCGTCTCGGTCGACGCCGTCGCGGGTCTCGACGCGATCTCATCGCCGGCGCCGGTCGAGGGTTCGGGCATCAACTGGCTCAACATCTTCTACGCCGTCGAGTGGGCGGTCTTCGCGGCCTTCGCGTTCTACCTCTGGTACCGCCTCGCGAAGGACGCGTGGGAGAAGGAGGTCGAGGACTTCGAGGACGACCGCGCGTCCGGCGACGACCCTGAGCCCGCAGCATCCTGA
- a CDS encoding ClpP family protease has translation MSSYTIPNVVAQHPRGDRIMDVYSHLLAERVVYLGTGIDAGVANALIAQLLHLDADSPDSDIQLYINCEGGDPSAMLAVYDTMQHVRPDVATTVVGQAIGVGAVMLAAGAAGKRSVLPHARIVLHQPAGQGRGAIPDLILQADELVRVRGEVEEILARHTGQDAAKLRTDTDRDRVFTAADAVTYGLADHVLDRASAPAR, from the coding sequence ATGAGCTCGTACACGATCCCGAACGTAGTGGCGCAGCATCCGCGCGGCGACCGCATCATGGACGTCTACTCGCACCTGCTCGCCGAGCGGGTCGTCTACCTCGGCACGGGCATCGACGCGGGCGTCGCCAACGCACTCATCGCGCAACTGCTGCACCTCGACGCCGACAGCCCGGACAGCGATATCCAGCTCTACATCAACTGCGAGGGCGGCGATCCCTCGGCGATGCTCGCGGTGTACGACACGATGCAGCACGTGCGGCCCGACGTCGCGACGACCGTCGTGGGACAGGCGATCGGCGTCGGCGCCGTGATGCTCGCGGCGGGCGCGGCCGGCAAGCGCTCGGTGCTGCCGCACGCGCGAATCGTGCTGCACCAGCCGGCGGGCCAAGGGAGGGGCGCCATCCCCGACCTCATCCTCCAGGCCGACGAACTGGTGCGCGTGCGCGGCGAGGTGGAGGAGATCCTCGCGAGGCACACGGGACAAGATGCCGCCAAGCTGCGGACCGACACCGACCGCGACCGCGTCTTCACCGCCGCCGACGCGGTGACCTACGGCCTCGCCGACCACGTGCTCGATCGGGCATCCGCCCCCGCGCGTTGA
- the guaA gene encoding glutamine-hydrolyzing GMP synthase, whose translation MTQSPSETATDTSQRPVLVVDFGAQYAQLIARRVREAGVYSEIVPHTATAADIAAKNPVGIILSGGPSSVYEEGAPALDTDVFDLNVPTLGICYGFQVMAQALGGEVANTGLREYGATDAVVANDGGVLLGGQPVEQNVWMSHGDQVSRAPEGFEVLAATAATPVAAFGSDERRLYGVQWHPEVKHSDHGQQVIENFLHKAAGLPADWNSGNVIAEQVAKIQAQVGTGRVICGLSGGVDSAVAAALVHKAVGDQLVCIFVDHGLLRKDEREQVEQDYVASTGVRLVTVDAREQFLNALAGVSDPEQKRKIIGREFIRTFEQAEAALVAEAEADGEPIRFLVQGTLYPDVVESGGGTGTANIKSHHNVGGLPEDLQFELVEPLRTLFKDEVRAIGRELGLPEVIVGRQPFPGPGLGIRIVGEVTADRLEILRDADAIAREELTKAGLDGEIWQCPVVLLADVRSVGVQGDGRTYGHPIVLRPVSSEDAMTADWTRLPYDVLSKISNRITNEVREVNRVVLDVTSKPPGTIEWE comes from the coding sequence TTGACCCAGAGCCCTTCAGAAACAGCGACCGATACGTCCCAGCGCCCCGTTCTCGTCGTCGATTTCGGCGCCCAGTATGCGCAGCTGATCGCGCGCCGCGTGCGCGAGGCCGGCGTCTACAGCGAGATCGTGCCGCACACCGCGACCGCCGCCGACATCGCGGCGAAGAACCCGGTCGGCATCATCCTGTCGGGCGGGCCGTCGTCCGTGTACGAGGAGGGTGCTCCCGCGCTCGACACCGATGTCTTCGACCTGAACGTGCCGACGCTCGGCATCTGCTACGGCTTCCAGGTGATGGCGCAGGCGCTCGGCGGCGAGGTCGCGAACACCGGACTCCGTGAGTACGGAGCGACGGACGCCGTCGTCGCGAACGACGGCGGTGTGCTGCTGGGCGGGCAGCCCGTCGAGCAGAACGTCTGGATGAGCCACGGCGACCAGGTGTCGCGCGCACCGGAGGGCTTCGAGGTGCTCGCCGCGACGGCTGCCACCCCGGTCGCCGCGTTCGGCAGCGACGAGCGGCGCCTGTACGGCGTGCAGTGGCACCCCGAGGTCAAGCACTCCGATCACGGCCAGCAGGTCATCGAGAACTTCCTGCACAAGGCGGCGGGTCTTCCGGCCGACTGGAACAGCGGCAATGTCATCGCCGAGCAGGTCGCGAAGATCCAGGCGCAGGTCGGCACCGGCCGCGTCATCTGCGGTCTGTCGGGGGGCGTCGACTCCGCCGTCGCGGCGGCCCTCGTGCACAAGGCCGTCGGCGACCAGCTCGTCTGCATCTTCGTCGATCACGGGCTCCTGCGGAAGGACGAGCGCGAGCAGGTCGAGCAGGACTACGTCGCCTCGACCGGTGTGCGCCTGGTCACGGTCGACGCGCGCGAGCAGTTCCTGAACGCCCTCGCCGGTGTCAGCGACCCCGAGCAGAAGCGCAAGATCATCGGCCGCGAATTCATCCGCACGTTCGAGCAGGCCGAGGCCGCGCTCGTTGCGGAGGCGGAGGCCGACGGCGAGCCTATCCGCTTCCTCGTTCAGGGCACGCTCTACCCCGACGTCGTCGAGTCGGGCGGCGGCACGGGCACCGCGAACATCAAGTCGCACCACAACGTGGGCGGCCTCCCCGAGGACCTGCAGTTCGAGCTCGTCGAGCCGCTGCGCACCCTCTTCAAGGACGAGGTGCGTGCGATCGGACGCGAACTCGGCCTTCCCGAGGTGATCGTGGGCCGCCAGCCGTTTCCGGGCCCCGGCCTCGGCATCCGGATCGTGGGTGAGGTCACCGCTGACCGTCTCGAGATTCTGCGCGATGCGGACGCCATCGCCCGCGAGGAGCTGACGAAGGCGGGCCTCGACGGTGAGATCTGGCAGTGCCCGGTGGTGCTGCTCGCCGACGTGCGCTCGGTCGGCGTGCAGGGCGACGGCCGCACGTACGGCCACCCGATCGTGCTGCGCCCCGTCTCGAGCGAGGACGCGATGACCGCCGACTGGACGCGCCTGCCCTACGACGTGCTGTCGAAGATCTCGAACCGCATCACGAACGAGGTGCGCGAGGTCAACCGCGTGGTGCTCGACGTGACGTCGAAGCCCCCGGGGACCATCGAGTGGGAGTGA
- the ligD gene encoding non-homologous end-joining DNA ligase, which translates to MTPAKSEAEILEIDGHEVRISSPSKIVFPEPGITKLDVVRYYLAVADGALRGAGGRPMVLKRFPKGIDQEPFFQKRVPENHPDFIDTATLQYARGTSAEEAVIRDAAGLAWVVNLGCLDLNPHPVRAEDLDRPDELRIDLDPMPGVDWSQIVDVAFVAREVLDDVGLVGWPKTSGSRGMHILVRIAPDWDYRQVRLAAETLAREVENRAPGLATARWWKEERGESVFVDFNQNAKDRTVASAYSIRPLPDARVSTPLDWDEVRARRPAEFTALTVPRRYADIGDPHAGIDDALGTLDGLLRLAEELGPADKPPRGGDGSGRRQSTMPLIEIARTKTKPEAVHALEAWKSSHASVVAQLHPADVLIDGMRGSSSLWYRVRVNLQHVPEAERPPQEELLADYDPWEGKTWPGAPGAPAPAR; encoded by the coding sequence GTGACGCCCGCGAAGTCGGAAGCCGAGATCCTCGAGATCGACGGGCACGAGGTGCGCATCTCGAGCCCGAGCAAGATCGTGTTCCCCGAGCCGGGGATCACCAAGCTCGACGTCGTCCGGTACTACCTCGCCGTCGCCGACGGCGCGCTCCGTGGCGCGGGCGGTCGCCCGATGGTCCTCAAGCGCTTCCCGAAGGGCATCGACCAGGAGCCGTTCTTCCAGAAGCGCGTACCCGAGAACCATCCCGACTTCATCGACACGGCGACGCTGCAGTACGCGCGGGGCACGTCCGCCGAGGAGGCGGTGATCCGGGATGCTGCGGGCCTCGCATGGGTCGTCAACCTCGGTTGTCTCGACCTGAACCCGCATCCCGTCCGTGCCGAGGACCTCGACCGTCCCGACGAGTTGCGTATCGATCTCGACCCCATGCCGGGGGTCGACTGGTCGCAGATCGTCGACGTCGCCTTCGTCGCGCGCGAGGTGCTCGACGACGTCGGACTCGTGGGCTGGCCGAAGACGAGCGGCTCGCGGGGAATGCACATCCTGGTGCGGATCGCGCCGGACTGGGACTACAGGCAGGTGCGCCTCGCCGCCGAGACGCTCGCCCGCGAGGTCGAGAACCGCGCGCCCGGACTCGCGACCGCGCGGTGGTGGAAGGAGGAGCGGGGCGAGAGCGTGTTCGTCGACTTCAACCAGAACGCCAAGGACCGCACCGTGGCGTCGGCCTACTCGATCCGCCCGCTGCCCGACGCACGCGTCTCCACCCCGCTCGACTGGGACGAGGTGCGCGCGCGACGCCCCGCCGAGTTCACCGCGCTCACGGTGCCCCGGCGGTACGCGGACATCGGCGACCCTCACGCCGGCATCGACGACGCTCTCGGCACGCTCGACGGGCTCCTGCGCCTCGCCGAGGAACTCGGCCCGGCCGATAAGCCGCCCCGCGGGGGTGACGGGTCTGGACGCCGCCAGTCGACGATGCCGCTCATCGAGATCGCCCGCACGAAGACCAAGCCCGAGGCGGTCCACGCCCTCGAGGCGTGGAAGAGCAGCCACGCGTCCGTGGTGGCGCAGCTGCACCCCGCCGACGTGCTCATCGACGGCATGCGCGGGTCGAGCTCGCTCTGGTACCGCGTGCGCGTCAACTTGCAGCACGTGCCCGAGGCTGAGCGCCCGCCCCAGGAGGAGCTCCTCGCCGACTACGACCCCTGGGAGGGCAAGACCTGGCCGGGCGCTCCTGGCGCGCCCGCCCCCGCGCGTTGA